Below is a genomic region from Streptomyces sp. RPA4-2.
GGACGGCTGGACGCTGTCGGGCCGTGACGGCCGCGCGTACGTCTTCGACCTGCGCCTCGGGGGCCGCGAGACCGTGCGGGTGCACACGGGAGTGGGGCGTGACGCCGGCCGGAACGTCTACCAGGACCGCCGTGGCTACGCCTGGGACAACCGCGCGGACACCGCGACGCTGCGCAACGACCGTAACCGTGTCATCGACGTGGTGACCTGGGGTCGCGGACCCATCGGCCGCGGTCACGTGCTTCCCGGCCGTCACTACGGTCGCGGTCATGTGTTCCCCGGCCGTCACAACGGTCGCGGCCATGGGCTGCCGATCGGTCACAACGGTCGCGGTCACGGGCTGCCGATCGGTCACAACGGTCGCGGTCACGGGCTGCCGATCGGTCACAACGGTCGCGGTCACGGGCTGCCGATCGGTCACAACGGTCGCGGTCACGGGCTGCCGATCGGACACATCGGCCGGGGCAACGGGCTGCCGATCGGTCACGTCGGTCGCGGTACCGAGCTCCCCGGTGGTCACATCGGTCGCGGTACCGAGCTGCCGGGTGGTCACGTCGGCCGTGGTACCGAGCTGCCCGGTGGTCACATCGGCCGTGGTACCGAGCTGCCGGGTGGTCACGTCGGCCGTGGTGCCGAGCTGCCCGGTGGTCACATCGGTCGCGGTACCGAGCTCCCCGGTGGTCACATCGGCGGTGGTCACCAGCTGTCCGGCGGTCACGAGGGCATCGGTGGTCGCGGCCTGGGCCGTCACTGACACCACCGGCAGGCGGGCGCGGTAGCGAACCCGTCCGCTCGCCTCCCACGAGGGCGTGCCACCGACCATCGGTCGGTGGCACGCCCCTTTCGCGCTCCGAGAATATCGACAAAGCGGATACAAAGGTATAAAGGCGACTCTTGTCTCATGTCCTTCGTTGCGCCGACAGGGCCCGGTTCGCCTCGACTTGACCGTCCGAGGCATACTTCATCGACGACTGGAGCGGGTCTGCTCCCACGCCCCCCGAGGTTCATCGCCGCACCGGGAGGGGCGATCGATTCCTACGGTCAATGTCACTGTTTCGTCGCAGCCTGATCCGCCGCGCAACGCAAGTGCGCCGACGTGTGTCTAGCAGACGGAAACAGAAGGAATCACCACGAGGACATGCAGAAGGAAGGGCCCGCCATGGGGGACGTACGCAGACGGGGAGCCGTCGCGCTGGGGATCACCGGACTTGTCGCGCCGCTGGCGCTCGCGCTGGGCACGGCGCCCGCGCAGGCCGCGAGCTGTACGACACAGACCGGTCCGTACCAGAAGCAGGTGGAGAAGTTCCTCGGCCGTCCGGTCGACGGCAGGCAGTCCACCGCCGACTGCAAGGCGACCCAGGCCTTCCAGACCAAGCACGGCATCACCCCGAACGCGGGGTACGCGGGATCCGTCACCTGGGGCGTGATGGACCTCATGAACAAGCAGAAGGCCGTCGGCACCAAGCCCAACAAGGACGGCAAGTGCCCGGTCAACAAGGGCCGCATAGCCTGCGTCAACCTCACGCTCCAGCTCAGCTGGATCCAGGACGGCAGCAGGCTGGTCTACGGACCGGTTCCGGTCCGTACGGGGCGCAACGGCTACGAGACCCGCACCGGCCTGAAGAAGATCTACTGGCGTGACATCGACCACGTGTCGAGCATCTACAACGTGTCGATGCCCTACAGCCAGTTCTTCGACGGCGGCCAGGCCTTCCACTCGGTCGGCCTCTCCATGTGGAACCCGCCGGGCTCGCACGGCTGCGTCAACATGACCTCGGCCACCGCCAAGAAGTACTGGTCGCTGCTGAAGAACGGCGACGACGTCTTCGTGTACGGCCGTAAGCCGGGCACCTGACCGGGCCATGAGCCGGGCACCCGACCGTGCCCGGCTCCTCGAGGACCGGGCCTCACGCCTCGGGCGCGTCCCCGAAATCCGGGATCTCCATCCTGACCCCGCCCTGCCGCGCGGACTCGTGGGCGACGATGCCCGGCAGGGTGTAGCGGGCGGCGACCCACGCGTTCACCGACGGCAGCGCCCTCGTGTTGACCGTGGTCACGAAGTCGTCCGCCAGGAAGTGGTGGCTGCCCTCGTGACCGTTGTGGAGACGGTCGAAGGCACGGGGCAACCGCGACCTGTCGTGGACGGGCGCCGACCCGGACGTGAACGCGGCCCGCAGCGCCGGCGCGATGTGCTGGAGCGACGGATCGTCGGGCGCCAGTGTCGCCTTCGGCTCCAGCAGTTCGGTGATGTCCCGCACCCCCTTCTTGTCCTGCCAGAAGCTCACCGTGGCGAGCTGCTCCATGCTGGCGTCGGTACCGAAGAACCGGAAACGCGACTCCCGGATGTGTGAGGGATAGCCGACCCGCCGGAATTCGTTCGTACGGAACGAGCCGCCGCCCGCCACCTCGAACAGCGCGGTGGCGTTGGAGAAGTCGTTGCCGAACTGGCTGACCTCCTTGTCGAAGACACCGTCCCCGCGCTCGTCGCGCACCCCGATCGCGGACACGCTCACCGCGTGCGTCCGCCAGGCCCCGAGCACCCCGCCCACCGAGTGCGTCGGGTAGAGAAGCGGGGGATAGCTGGCGGTCGCCTTCCAGTTCTCGCCGCCGCTGTACCGGTACGCGTCGTAGAACCCGAGATCCATGTCGTGGACGTAGTCGCCCTCCGCGTAGAACAGCCGGCCGAAGGCGCCCTCGGCGATCTGGTTGCGCGCGTGCACGGTCGCCGGGTTGTACTGGCTGGTCTCGCCCATCATGTACGTCAGCCCGGTGGCCCGCACGGCGTCGATGATCGCCGCGATCTCCTCCGTGGAGACCGCCATCGGCACGGCCGAGTACACGTGCTTGCCGGCGTTCAGCCCCTGCAGCACCAGGGGGCCGTGTGTCCAGCGCTGGGTGAAGATCGCGACCGCGTCCACGGCCTTCGACTCCAGCATCGCCTCGTACGAGGGGAAGGTGCCGGACAGTCCTTCGGCGGCGGCCAGCCGCTCGGCCCGCTCGGGCAGGAGATCGGTGACGTGGACCTCGCGGACGCCCGGGTGGGCGAGGAACAGTTTGGCGAACTGCCCGGAGAACTGCCCGGCGCCGACGATGCCGAGGGAGAACGTCATGAATGCGTGTCCTTCGCTGGTCGAGAATCAGGTGATCCGGCTGCGGCTCATCCTCGCGTCACTTACTTTCGAGGTGGAAGAATCCGTTCGTCAAGGGTCCCGCGGGCTTCTGTCCAGTACGGACAGAACGGCTTAGAGTGCGGCCATAACTTCCATGGCAAAAGGAAATCCCGGGGGAGGCCGCCACCCATGACCACACCCGCCGCGAGCTGGCTGCCACTGAGTCCCGGGGAACGGGCGGTGGCGATCGAGGTCCTCGTGCACGGACCGCTGTCGCGCAGCGAGATCGCGCGCCGGCTGAACCTCTCGGCGGGCAGTCTCACCCGGCTGACCAAACCCCTGATCGAGTCGGGTCTGCTGATCGAGGCCACCGCGCCGGGGGAGGGGCCGGAGGTGCGGCAGGGCCGTCCCTCGCAGCCCCTGGACATCGTCGCCGAATCCCGCGCGTTCATCGGATTCAAGATCACCGGGGACAGGGCCTACGGGGTCGTCACCACCCTGCGCGGCGACATCGTGGCGCGCCACGACCGCCCGCTCACCACACACGATCCGGCCGAAGTCGCCGACCTCCTGCGGGAGATGACCGAGGAGTTCGCGCACGCCCTACCGGCGCCGGCCGGTATCGGCATCGGTGTCGGCGGCCGGGTCGAGAAACGGGCGGTCGTCGTCGAGTCCGCCTTCCTCGGCTGGAGCGACGTCCCGCTGGCCGAACTCGTCGAGGAACGCACCGGTCTGCCCGTGGTCGTCGAGAACGACGTCGCCGCGCTCGTCGAGGCCGAGACCTGGTTCGGCGCGGGGCGTGGCCTCGACCGCTTCGCCGTCCTCACCATCGGTGCCGGGATCGGCTACGGCCTCGTCCTCGGCGGCCGACGCGTGCCCTCCCCCGAGGACGGCCGGGGCGTCGGCCGCCGGTGGATGGTGAACCCGCAAGGCCCCCTCACCCCCGAGGGGGAGCGCGGCAGCGCCGTCTCGCTGCTCACCATCCCCAGCATTCGCTACCAGGTCCGGGCCGCCACCGGGCAGGACGCGACGTACGAGGAGATCCTCGCGCGGGCCGCCGCGGGCGACGCCCTGGCCACCCGCGTCGTCGACGAGGCGGCCCGCGCGCTCGGCGTCCTCGTCGCGCAGATCGCCAACTTCGCCATGCCCCAGAAGATCCTGCTCGCCGGGGAGGGGGTGGGCCTCGTCGACGTGTCGGGCCGGGTCGTCGAGGAGACCGTCCTCGCCCACCGGCATCCGCTGGCCGATCCCGTCGCCCTGGAGACGAGGGTGTCCGACTTCCATGACTGGGCGCGCGGAGCCGCCGTGTTGGCGATCCAGGTGCTCGTGCGGGGGTCGGCAGAAGAATGAGTGATCAGGTTCACGGTCCGTAATGTCGCGGGGTGTACCTTTACTCACATCGCCTTCACGCCAGGAACCGTATGCTTCACAGCATGTCCACCACTCCTGAAAGCGACTCCGTGCGCTCTGCCACCGATGTCAACGAGGAGATCCGGGCCCTTTGGTTCCGTGCCGGTGGGACGCTGAGCGGGGAGGAGCGGCGGGAGTACCAGCGGCTCGTCCTTGAGTGGGCGGAGGCCGCCCCCTCGTCGCCCACACAGGCGGCGTGACCCCGCTCGGCCGCCCCGCACCCCGGTGACGAACGGGGACCCGGGTCCCGGCCCCGTTCCCCCTTCGCCACCCCGTCTCAGCCCCAACTCTGCGAGTACTGCCGCCGATAGCGGTTGCGGTCCTGCTCCGTACGGATGTACCGCGTGGCGACCAGCGCGATGATGCTGCCGGCGATGACCAGCAGCCCCGGACCGATGTTCTGGGGGTCGGTCAGCCGGTCGAGGAACGGCACGGAGCCGCCGGACCCCACCGCCTGGACCGAGCCCGGAGCAACGGAGCCCGGCGCGACCGCAGTTCCCCGCGACGTTGCGGGCGCCGGGGAGTTTTGAGCGGTGGCACCAGACGCTCCCTGGCCCTGGGCGCCCGGCCCGGTCAGTTTCACGGCGAGCGCGGTCATCGCCTTGGTGATGGGCTGGAAGAACGTCGTACCGCCCGAGGTGCAGTCCCCGTTGCCGCCCGACGTCACGCCGAGCGCAATGCCCTCGGAGAACAACGGCCCGCCGCTGTCGCCCGGTTCGGCGCACACATCGGTCTCGATCAGACCGGTCACCGTGCCCTCGGGGTAGTTGACCGTCGCGTTGAGCCCCTTCACCCGCCCGTCATGGAGCCCGCTCGTGCTGCCACTGCGAAAGACACGCTGGCCGACCGTCGCGTCGGCGGCCCCGAGGATCTGAACCCCCTTGCCGTTCCCGATCGCGACGACGTTGTTGCCGGTGTCGTTCTCGCCGTTGTTGTACTGGATGAGCGAGAAGTCATTGCCCGGGAACGCCGTGGTGATCGTCTGCCCCAGCTGCTTGGTGCCCTGGTTGTCGGCGAACCAGACGGAACCGGCCGGCCCGCAGTGTCCGGCCGTGAGGATGAACTCGTTCTTCCCGTTGGTCACGTTGAAGCCGGCCGAGCAGCGCCCGCCGGTCGAGAACATCGGCTGCGCTCCGTTCAACCGCGTGGTGAAGGTGCCCTGGGTGCGCTCCATACGGACCGAACTCCCCATGCCCTGGGCCATCTTCGTCATCCTGGACCAGTCGGCGGCGGAGACGCTGCTGTCGGCCTGCACCACCACCTCGTTGTTGACGTAGTCCATCGCCCAGGCGGTGCCGGCCACTCGCGGCGCCGACTTGAGCGCCTGCGTCACGGACTTCAGCTCCCGCATGCTGTGCCGTACGACCTTGGGACGGGCACCCGCCTTCTCCACCTCGGCCGCCGTGGCCGAGTCGGTCACCGCGACCACGGGACGGCCGTCGTCGGCGATCCAACTGCCCGCCGTACGTGCGGTGCCGAGGCGGGAGACCAGGCCGGCGCCCTTGTCCGCGGCGAGCCGCGCGGCACTCTCCGGTGCACGCGACGAGGCGGACGGCTCGCTCGCCATGGCGTGCGTCACCATCAGCCCACCGCAGAGGAGCCCGCCGACGGCCGCGAATCGCGCCCCCCGCCGGAAGATCCGTCGTCGTGCGTGCCTCATGCATGGGCTCCCGAAGCCGTACGGCGCGGTGTCACCACCGCCGGGACCCCGGTCGTGGGCCCTCCTCCCATACGTGCGTC
It encodes:
- a CDS encoding lamin tail domain-containing protein → MQISQVQYDSPGWDSGSNASLNKEWVEVTNTGRSGVNLDGWTLSGRDGRAYVFDLRLGGRETVRVHTGVGRDAGRNVYQDRRGYAWDNRADTATLRNDRNRVIDVVTWGRGPIGRGHVLPGRHYGRGHVFPGRHNGRGHGLPIGHNGRGHGLPIGHNGRGHGLPIGHNGRGHGLPIGHNGRGHGLPIGHIGRGNGLPIGHVGRGTELPGGHIGRGTELPGGHVGRGTELPGGHIGRGTELPGGHVGRGAELPGGHIGRGTELPGGHIGGGHQLSGGHEGIGGRGLGRH
- a CDS encoding L,D-transpeptidase; translation: MGDVRRRGAVALGITGLVAPLALALGTAPAQAASCTTQTGPYQKQVEKFLGRPVDGRQSTADCKATQAFQTKHGITPNAGYAGSVTWGVMDLMNKQKAVGTKPNKDGKCPVNKGRIACVNLTLQLSWIQDGSRLVYGPVPVRTGRNGYETRTGLKKIYWRDIDHVSSIYNVSMPYSQFFDGGQAFHSVGLSMWNPPGSHGCVNMTSATAKKYWSLLKNGDDVFVYGRKPGT
- a CDS encoding Gfo/Idh/MocA family protein; this encodes MTFSLGIVGAGQFSGQFAKLFLAHPGVREVHVTDLLPERAERLAAAEGLSGTFPSYEAMLESKAVDAVAIFTQRWTHGPLVLQGLNAGKHVYSAVPMAVSTEEIAAIIDAVRATGLTYMMGETSQYNPATVHARNQIAEGAFGRLFYAEGDYVHDMDLGFYDAYRYSGGENWKATASYPPLLYPTHSVGGVLGAWRTHAVSVSAIGVRDERGDGVFDKEVSQFGNDFSNATALFEVAGGGSFRTNEFRRVGYPSHIRESRFRFFGTDASMEQLATVSFWQDKKGVRDITELLEPKATLAPDDPSLQHIAPALRAAFTSGSAPVHDRSRLPRAFDRLHNGHEGSHHFLADDFVTTVNTRALPSVNAWVAARYTLPGIVAHESARQGGVRMEIPDFGDAPEA
- a CDS encoding ROK family transcriptional regulator, producing the protein MTTPAASWLPLSPGERAVAIEVLVHGPLSRSEIARRLNLSAGSLTRLTKPLIESGLLIEATAPGEGPEVRQGRPSQPLDIVAESRAFIGFKITGDRAYGVVTTLRGDIVARHDRPLTTHDPAEVADLLREMTEEFAHALPAPAGIGIGVGGRVEKRAVVVESAFLGWSDVPLAELVEERTGLPVVVENDVAALVEAETWFGAGRGLDRFAVLTIGAGIGYGLVLGGRRVPSPEDGRGVGRRWMVNPQGPLTPEGERGSAVSLLTIPSIRYQVRAATGQDATYEEILARAAAGDALATRVVDEAARALGVLVAQIANFAMPQKILLAGEGVGLVDVSGRVVEETVLAHRHPLADPVALETRVSDFHDWARGAAVLAIQVLVRGSAEE
- a CDS encoding S1 family peptidase, translated to MRHARRRIFRRGARFAAVGGLLCGGLMVTHAMASEPSASSRAPESAARLAADKGAGLVSRLGTARTAGSWIADDGRPVVAVTDSATAAEVEKAGARPKVVRHSMRELKSVTQALKSAPRVAGTAWAMDYVNNEVVVQADSSVSAADWSRMTKMAQGMGSSVRMERTQGTFTTRLNGAQPMFSTGGRCSAGFNVTNGKNEFILTAGHCGPAGSVWFADNQGTKQLGQTITTAFPGNDFSLIQYNNGENDTGNNVVAIGNGKGVQILGAADATVGQRVFRSGSTSGLHDGRVKGLNATVNYPEGTVTGLIETDVCAEPGDSGGPLFSEGIALGVTSGGNGDCTSGGTTFFQPITKAMTALAVKLTGPGAQGQGASGATAQNSPAPATSRGTAVAPGSVAPGSVQAVGSGGSVPFLDRLTDPQNIGPGLLVIAGSIIALVATRYIRTEQDRNRYRRQYSQSWG